The window GTTTAACTTGTTTCGGAGCGGTGATTTCAATCTAAAAgcataacattaaaattaaaatgaacttaatttttctatagaactaGCCACCTTATTCTGAAACTCTTTGGAGAAATTAAGTGTCatttcttgaaatttcaaatcACCATTAAgtacaaaataaacatacaaatgtgATTCGGGTACCATTTCAAATGtgggtttaaatttaatttcatgagACTTGCTATTTTCGGGTACTTTAACATATTCCTGTTTAATAATATTGCCACGAGCAACAACGGCATAGACATAATAGGGAATATTTTTGTTAGATTTAACATCGACTACAACATCTTGATCTAGTTGAAATCTGAAAAAAGGGGAAACATTTGTAAGTAATGACctattgaaattataaatccACTACTTACTTATCAGTTTTCTTGACTAATTTTAACGGACCCACATTCTCTTCACCATATTTAATTTCTATGTTATCTGTAATTCTACCCAATAAACCGGAAAGATATTTAGTTCGATCGGCATATATCAATCTTACATCATAATAATAATCAACCATGGGAAGAGTCACCTTAAACAACACCATACCATTTTTATCGAGTTCACTAGTATACACATACTTTACTGCCTCGTCTTCTTCTTCGTAGAGGTGTCTATCTCTTCCAATCGAAAGCTTGGCCATATGTTTGCCATCCTGTACCGGTGAACCGTCAAGGTTTTTGACAAAGGCCTTCATTTCGAAAGGTTTATTGACGACATAATCGTCAACAATTTCCGGTACTTCAATGATGTAACGTGAGCGATGTAAATTTACCGAAgcggttttattttgtttattgccAGTGTATTCTTCTGTCACAACAGCGAAGATATTGATGGTCGGTGTGCCGAAGTAATAGAAGTCATTAAAATCAGGATTTTCCAAACCGAGGTCTTTCCGTAAATCAAATTCAACATAACCCTTGCCATCTACCTCGATGGTTTTCTCCGTTTTAAGTTTTCCATATTGTGCATCTATGGCAATGGTAGCTTGACCCTTGACCGGTTTACCATATGTGTATTTGGAACGTATTGTAATTTTCAGGGGGATATCATAGGAAATATCCTTTGCGGTCTCTATATCAACACTAAATTTGGGCAACACATATTTGTCAACATGAAATTTCTTTTCAGTTTTAGTATCATCTTCATTGGGGCTCAAGTTAACTTCCATAATCCATTCACCTAAAACTGGTTGATCGGATAATTGAAATTCTCCCGTATAGACACCCTTCGTTAATTGAATATCTTTAATTTGCTTAACAAAGTTACCAGCACCATCTTTAAAACTCAACGTTAAGGGTTGTTCTAATTTTGCTGGTCTTGTGTTTTCATCTAATACAACAATACGATATTTTACTATATCTCCCGGCTTGTAGACCGCCTTATCagtttgtatatatgttttgggttctttatttttaaaattcaattcagTAGagtttttgaatattaaacCTTTAATACCCTCCGATTCTAATTGATATTTGCCCGATTTTAAATTAGGTATTTCGAAGTTTACGACTTTGTTATGGGAGGGTGAGATTTCGAAGGTTTTTTCTTCATTGTATGATGGTCCCTTTATGCCTACTTTAATTGTAGCCGGTTCTGAGTTTTCATGCAGCGTAACACTGACAGAGTAATTAAGATGAGATTGTATTGTGCCAGGGGCCACAATGGaataaaaactgtaaataatagttaataagaaatgtattattatatattcttgatttttaatatatatctatgtatacCGGAATCTGAgaagaaaatacaaatacaaaattttcatgcTTTATTTGGAAAATTAGTTATAGGTTGTTCTCTCCTTAGATAgccaaatttcaataaaagatAAGAGATTACAAGGATTCAGCCTTTGACGAACAATTAAAATCTAGCAGGAAAGAAGGTCTAGAGGTAAGCCCGCAAATATCAAATTGGTACTTTTTACCAGAGTAATTATAAACCAAACTTTCAACCACATCGAATGTATGATAGAAATTCATAAGTTTTAAGATCTCTTAATATCTGGGCGTAATTTTAGACTGTAAGGTCTCGGGGTTACGTTAATTTAGCTACTACAAAAACAGCTCACTTGGGTTCATTTAAGTTCGTCCAACCGGTTTCATTTATGAAGTATTTGTTATTCTTCAAACCTATATTAGAAGGCTCCTTCATGTTTGACAAGAAGGGAGCACCAAAGTGATATTCCCTGCTTTCAGTAAATGCAGGACAATAGCACAGTACATGCGATATTGTCTGATATTCTTCCTCATTATGACAACTGCTACACTAGTCATTATACACAAGGCTTAGACCCTTGGCGTGAGTGTATATGACACAGTGTCCTTTAAGTAGGAAGTAATACAAGTGCATCATATAGAGACCAAATAGACCTCGAGATCAGACAAGTGGTTTCACCGAACCACCTAATTTGAACTTTCCCATACTGTTCATTAAGAACAAGTTTCTTACAGTTCGTAAAAGAGATATCAGTAAAGGCGTCGATTTCTTTTGTATCTAACATTGCGCCATTTATGACTATTGTGACCAAGGACCCAAACTATTGTTCGTTTGTATAAGGTCCCCTTACAATATGAttaagattaactaatctgattattaattgtcatttgattgccaactcaaaaacccgatCTTAGTTActttataattgtaaaaaaattctcGGATTTTCTGATAACATGTTTATTATTTCCTAATAGCAAAGCAAAAAACCCGGTATTTTCGGCATCCAGATATCATCTCTCTAGTTTAGGgaaatgtgtatgtttttattcaaaagattatttcaatttatttaattattgtaaattattttcattatcaaGTTTGAACTTTAGTTGAtgtataatttatagtctaatccTAAAGTTTGCTGGCTACTTTATCAAAAACAGCTGAAACAccaagaagaaacaaaaaattaaataaaacaagtaggaaagtatagtcggacatggccgaccatataataccctacaccaagagtatatttttaaaatttttaccttttataaagaaacttttatgttgaatatttttccaaaatatttaagcaatttattgataaaaaaactaaaatttctaaatgaggctttatataggtcaaattgggccgatcctcggtaaatttgggaaaaggatatatttttaaataacagttagttttgttgagtttcattacgatacaaatggttacaagtcaattttagacattttttgaaggggggtttgtatgggggctagggtcaaataagtcaaatacttatgtaaaacttatttatgccaatttttagagatataatagaatatttgacgtaattatggcataaaaagttcaaatcgggaggtacggttgtataggggctaggtgaaataatggaccgatttcaaccattttcaatgggctTCGTCTCTGTGCCAAAAaccatgcttggtccaaatttcatcaaattatcttgaaaattgcggcctgtaccttgcgcacaaggtttacatggacagccagccagccggacagacggacggacggacatgtcttaatcgactcaataaatgattctgaatcgatcggtatactttaaggtgggtattggaccaatatttttgtatgttacaaacatcagcacaaacgtataataccctccccactatagtggtgtagggtataattaaaatgtatactCTTTGGGGAATAACCAGTTTTGACCTTCGGTATTACCTTAACTGATAACACATTTCTATtagacaaaacaaaacaaaaatgtcaaaGCACAAAAAATTAATCACACTTTTTAAATCTTCCAAAAATTAACATTTGCTGCCTGTATCTCTAAGTGCGgaagaacattttctttcttacaaatatacatattgaaaatattattgagcttttttaaaaattttttcataatttttttagatcgattttgatttatatattaCCAGCATTATTCATAATCATTTATCAAATGTTTAAAGAAcatgataaaagtttatgaataactCCCAACatctttatattaaatatcaatTTCGACAATTTTCGCATTAAATTCCGTAGAAAGATTTACATTCctatttcatatataaaattgtttataactgTTCTGGTATTTTTAAATCAGCAATGatcgttaaagtgattttcttatgggccgatccttaacaaatttggtaaagaaattttgacttgtaaaaaacatatatgtgtcaaatttcatggTTTTTCTAGTATTTCTAAGCCAGTACtaagctttaaagttattttctgagggGTAGCTTATATGGGTGTCAATCAAATGTAGaatcttacaaaatttttcgaTCATAAGAGATTCATCTTAAACTTCATTgctatactagtatttttaagccagtagtgaACATTATAGTCATTTCTTGAAGAAAATGGAAGTACGGTCAACTATGGAccaatccacataaaatttttataaagagttTTTGTCTCCATTGATACTTATGTGTGgcgaatttgtttttttcttaagccAGTagtcaaagtcattttctgaagaggaccttatataggggtggtagggtcaattatggaccgatccacataaaatttggtaagaaGGTTTTTGTTCATAAGagacttatgtcaaatttcattgctatactagtatttttaagtcagtaatgagcgttaaagtaattttttaaaaggaacCTTATATAGAGGGTATAAACCGATTCACTTAAACTTGATCATAAGATtttggcttgcatgaaacttatttgtgcatccctatactcgaatttttcaactattaaataaaaaataccaatttatgttcgaaaaagtactatttttaataaaaataagtactattactacttatttttaataataataataataataataataataataagaaacttACCCCCTTgcattaacaaatattaaaatttgtaaaaatattaaaacggaACTTAATGTTCGTTTCAtgactttttgttaaatttccgaatttttttttaattaattaaaactttgtaattattcttagttatttgtttttaaattttgtcaataatttattaaaaaaataaaaacacttcaataaaataaataaaatgactcGACACCGACCGGTTTTAAATCGTTAGTTCTTTAGCGTCAGATCCAAACTGGACTTGAGTTGAACTACAACTGagttttgtttgttatacaacgagataattatttgaaagaatatgattttttgtagttttctttattgattctagagactagtctagtcATTTAACACgctctttatatttttttgtatctcTATCTCAAGTTGTAAACACAATTAAGCTACAGACGGCATGTTATAATGTATAATTATTGAACGGAATGGCCGAGAGTAATAATTAGAGAATATAGTCCTCAAATATTGCAcgaacaactttgacatccataagAATACTTTTGGACAAAATGGGCGGAATGGCTATAGTGGGCGTGGTACCTTccatattaagtaaatattatatCAGTTTATCTCAGaatatataacagttagagtccttaaattttgtCAAAGCCACTTAAgtttcaatataattatttaggatAGAAAGTGGGCGCACTAGCAGCAGGGGGCGTACacctttcattttaattaaatacaaaaattcgtttatattgcaaactattagatttaaaatctctaaattttgaaatttttaattagtttacaGTTTTTTGGTGGGGCGCTTACCCCGCTcattaaaatacaacaattgGGATAACAGTGATTATCTGTATGGTTTATATCTCGTTAATGTACCCTTAATAGAATATGGGTACGACAACTATAAAAGTTGGAAAACTTGAACGTAAATTTGTATATCCTTCAACTTCTTGAGAAGGGTTATGTACATGGTTTATAtatattggctagaaatatgctATTTAGTATGTAGAGTAGAGTGACCGCAAAAAGTCGAAGCTGGAATCTTGTTTTTCTTAACTCCACAAAAAGATTACCCTTTCCACTAATTGCAATAGCCGAAATTGGAGTTCgattaaaaaacattaacacgCGCCGCTCGTCgctcaaatttttgaaaaaaatgcaaatttttggcCATAAAGCTAACATATGAAGCAATAACTCCAGAATGGCaaataatagaaacaaatttaGTACCTCAAGACTTTTGGAtgtggaccttgtatgggagctatgactaataatGAACATATCCGGGAAAAATTTGATGTGTGCATAAAACATATtgaaacatagaaacatgaaatttggtatgtaaAGCCCGAAGTGGCCTTGAAACTATAAATGAGGATTTGTTGAATCTTTTTTATactctccaccaccatcagagggtatacatatataagggtctgtttatatttacacaaaatatattaaatgtgccataaaaaaattttagattttttaatcaaaaattaaaaaaaaaaaattgatgattgctcatatatattaatattttatatatatttatttagtttttaatttgttaatatttattccattaatattttgatattatttatgCCTTTTTATTGGCATCTTTATTTTCACAGCCTTTGCCACATTTACCCTCTTCGCAAATATCGCACAACGATGACTTGACTTCATAGTAAACAGTGGCGCGTTGATCGGCATTATAGTAGTCATACATGGTGATAGCGGCGGGCTTTTGCTTGGCCACGGCGTGAGTCTTCTCGGCATTAACATTGAAGCAAACCTCTTCACCAGCCGTTAGATAATCGAAATAGATAATAATAACTGTATCGAAATTTTTGGTTTCAACACGTTGTACTTGCTTGGTTTGATATATGGTATCGAACTTATCGGTATCGGCAGTAAAACCAGATGGTAGATATATTTCCATAATGGCCATATTAGATTCTTTTAAATCACTATTAGCGCCGGGTACAAACTCAGTGCAAACATCCAATTGTAATAAACTGGGATAATCGGTTGATTGAATTGTGTGCTTAATGCTGAAACTAGGTTTGTCATCTTTGATGGCTAAATTATAACGATAAGATAATTGTACCAGTGATGAACCTTCACCATTGGCTTCCAATGTTATTTGACGGGAGGATTTGGGAAGCTATAAAAGAACAAGAAAGGTATATACATAAGTGGTATAACAAGTTACTATTAATCTTGTAATGCTTACCACATGAGTTtgaaaaatcaatgaattttccTGATCTACCGAAAAACTACCCTTTGTGGTTTCTTTTCCCTCTTCATCGAGAGCCTTAAAACTAATCGTCATTTTACCATCCCCACCAGCAATATACTTCTCAGCAAATTTGATTAGAGCTTGTAGACCCACAACTGTGGCTTGTGTTGAATCGAAACCACCATTACCATTACGTTTACTGATCAACCATTTAATAATGGGTAAAAGTTTTTCTGTTGGTTCAGTGTATACATAAGCTTCCAATATATACGCGGTTATTTCAATATCATCGTTATGATCCTTTGACGATTTGGTCCACCATTTAAGACCATTTTCTTCATGagctaatttttctaatttttccatTAGCTTGTCAGCACTAggatgttttattttctttaggaCCACCATTGCCAGGCCAAGAGCATAGATATCGCTTTCCTTTTCAATATTATCCAACAAATATCTAACACCTTTCACGACTTctgatttgtattttataaaatagtccTAGAAGATAAATggaaaataatcaatattttagatgaaatataaaaagtataatattcaGATTATAACAAATACTAATAAAGTCGCATTTCGACCCCtcaaaattcaacatttttcatacaaaatagataaatgagaaaaaaagaaaataagtgaaaaaatcaaaagttttccccCCAAACACTCGAGCTGGATCCGCGTCAGTACTAATACTTACCATGTCTTCAAAAAAGGGCAATAAAGCAAAAGCCGTAAAACCAACATCATTCTGATGAGCTGGATAGAATAAACGTCCAGTTTGTTTAAATTGACCATTCTCCAATTGAGTTGATATAACATATTGTAATGCTTGATCAATGACATCCGAATCAatggttatatattttttagcctGTAGAAAGGAACGTGCCACGTAAGCGGTAAGCCAACTATTTGGTGCATTGCTTCCCTCACCGAAAGCACTATAAGCaccatttttatgtttatagttCAATTCACGTTGATAACCAACTTCCATataatttttagctttttgaACCACAGTCGGCATCTCACGTTTAGTGGCATCCAAATAGtgtaaaaccaaaatattagGCACAAAGTTAACCATATTCTGTTCACCACAACCATAGGGTTTACGCACTAATTTATCAATATTCTTAATGGTGGGACCTAAAATATCGCCAACCACAGAAAATTCCAAATATTCCGAATCCAAAACAGCTTCTTTGGGTATAGCAGTCTCAAACGTTTTCCTGATAGGTTCCTTAGAGGGAGTTATAAAAATGGCTTGATTTTCATATTGTGTCACACCTTCTGGTTCTACTTTCAGTTTTTGATGTATAGCATCACCAGCCAAGTGTGTTACAGCCTTAATTTTCAAAGTAATTTCTCCCACCTTATTGGGGCGGATCATAAAAGACAAACTTTTACCACTATTAGAGGGCACAGTTACTCTTTTAACACGTTGCTTCTCCTCCAAAACTAATTCCTCAGTTTCATTGGAAACTTCAGTGAAATCATATTCATCATCGGTATTTTCCATGGTAACTTCAGCATCTAAAGCTTTATCCATATAATTGAAGACTACTACGGGTATGGATATAACTTCACCACGCTTAACGGAATATGGCAAATTAGTGCTTAAAAAGAAGGGTTGGAAAACATCAATTTTTGTAGGATTTGTCACCATGCCAAAGCCGGTTTTATCGTTTATAGAGAAACCGGTCACTACCCAAGAAGTAATGGTATCGGGTATGTTTTTGGTAAAAGTAGCCAAACCATTTTTGTCGGTGCTAAATAGAGATGTTAAGGAAATCAggattaaaagaaaatgaaatatattatattttttatataaaaatatttaattacaaaaatatttaaataattacaatacaaaaagctttatatttACAGAAATTAATATGATTTGTGAAATTAGCATGCGagcaatataaaatttgttatttgtcTCCAAGCGATGAAAGCAAACAGCTGATTATGATAAATAACCGATAAAAATTAGTGATGACACTCTCTTCTCTCTCACTAATACTTCAGAAATTGTTGAGTCCAAATCTGGACTAAAGAACATTATTCTGCTTTTCGGATGAACATTACAAGATAAACAAGAACAATATTTAGATGTatgataacaataaaatatagatGTATGATAAATTGGTGGGTCTAAGGACTAGTCTTTCGACTTGTCGTGAACTAGTATATTGAATAGTATATCGACTTTCTGAACTAGTTTATAAAACGGTCTACGAACTAATCGGCGAACTTTTCCATGATCTACAAACTAGttatatagaccagtttataaaCGAGATTACAAACTAGTCCATGGATTAGTCTAGAgtttaagttattaaataatgGTCTATGTTGCTAGTAAATGTTTAAATGGGCCACTGAGTATTAATTTCGAATCCCATTTCTGTATACATTACAATATTAATCCCACTTCGTTATTTCAGACTACACACATAGAATACAATGAAATTACTTATTTAGTTTATCAAAAATCCAAACTTCTTCGAATTTGCTACGAATAGGAGTTTTCGAATAGTCTTGTTTAATTTTCGATACATTTTCGGTAGATACTGCGGACGATCCAAAATGTGTTGTATAATAATCAGATGATCCTCCAAATCTTAATTCATAATCCTCATAATCGTAATTAACTAAaagaaaagaataataaaaagaagttagagtgctatattcggctgagccgaattttaaataccctccaccagatATTctaatattaatacttttttttattgatcaaatatttttagaaatgagttttctcaAATAT of the Lucilia cuprina isolate Lc7/37 chromosome 2, ASM2204524v1, whole genome shotgun sequence genome contains:
- the LOC111687579 gene encoding CD109 antigen-like isoform X2, with the translated sequence MRRTLSSVLIFLQILIFVNARGFYSIVAPGTIQSHLDYSVSVTLHENSEPATIKVAIKGPSYNEEKTVEISPSHTEVVNFEIPNLKSGKYQLESEGIKGLIFKNSTELNFKNKKPKTYIQTDKAVYKPGDLIQYRIVVLDENTRPAKLEQPLTLGFKDGAGNFVKQIKDIQLTKGVYTGEFQLSDQPVLGEWIMEVNLSPNEDDTKTEKKFHVDKYVLPKFSVDIETAKDIAYDIPLKITIRSKYTYGQPVKGQATIAIDAQYGKLKTQKTIKVDGKGHVEFDLRKDLGLEKPNFNSGYGNYSTTPPINIFATMTEEYTGNKQNKTASVNLHRSRYVIEVPEKVYDYVVNKTFELKAFVKNLDGSPVQDGKHMAKLSIGKDSMFYNEKEDSVECVYTSELDKNGMVLFKVTLPKVDYYYNVRLIYADRTKYLSGLMGRITDNIEIKYGEEDVGPLKLVKKTEIFQLDQDVVIDVKSNQNIPYYVYAIVARGNIIKQEYVKVPENSKSHEIKFKPTFEMVPESHLYVYFVLEGDLKFKEMRLNFHKEFQNKIEITAPKQVKPGEEVKLNIKTDPESFVGLLGIDQSVLLLKSGNDLDSEKIINDLNSYVTSTPDIKGYGTYPGRSSGLITQTNANYPYSQYINDHDIEELLENRFGSSNDIKETEADSVLNLITREDFFDIWIYKVINSTDKNGLATFTKNIPDTITSWVVTGFSINDKTGFGMVTNPTKIDVFQPFFLSTNLPYSVKRGEVISIPVVVFNYMDKALDAEVTMENTDDEYDFTEVSNETEELVLEEKQRVKRVTVPSNSGKSLSFMIRPNKVGEITLKIKAVTHLAGDAIHQKLKVEPEGVTQYENQAIFITPSKEPIRKTFETAIPKEAVLDSEYLEFSVVGDILGPTIKNIDKLVRKPYGCGEQNMVNFVPNILVLHYLDATKREMPTVVQKAKNYMEVGYQRELNYKHKNGAYSAFGEGSNAPNSWLTAYVARSFLQAKKYITIDSDVIDQALQYVISTQLENGQFKQTGRLFYPAHQNDVGFTAFALLPFFEDMDYFIKYKSEVVKGVRYLLDNIEKESDIYALGLAMVVLKKIKHPSADKLMEKLEKLAHEENGLKWWTKSSKDHNDDIEITAYILEAYVYTEPTEKLLPIIKWLISKRNGNGGFDSTQATVVGLQALIKFAEKYIAGGDGKMTISFKALDEEGKETTKGSFSVDQENSLIFQTHVLPKSSRQITLEANGEGSSLVQLSYRYNLAIKDDKPSFSIKHTIQSTDYPSLLQLDVCTEFVPGANSDLKESNMAIMEIYLPSGFTADTDKFDTIYQTKQVQRVETKNFDTVIIIYFDYLTAGEEVCFNVNAEKTHAVAKQKPAAITMYDYYNADQRATVYYEVKSSLCDICEEGKCGKGCENKDANKKA
- the LOC111687579 gene encoding CD109 antigen-like isoform X1; its protein translation is MRRTLSSVLIFLQILIFVNARGFYSIVAPGTIQSHLDYSVSVTLHENSEPATIKVAIKGPSYNEEKTVEISPSHTEVVNFEIPNLKSGKYQLESEGIKGLIFKNSTELNFKNKKPKTYIQTDKAVYKPGDLIQYRIVVLDENTRPAKLEQPLTLGFKDGAGNFVKQIKDIQLTKGVYTGEFQLSDQPVLGEWIMEVNLSPNEDDTKTEKKFHVDKYVLPKFSVDIETAKDIAYDIPLKITIRSKYTYGQPVKGQATIAIDAQYGKLKTQKTIKVDGKGHVEFDLRKDLGLEKPNFNSGYGNYSTTPPINIFATMTEEYTGNKQNKTASVNLHRSRYVIEVPEKVYDYVVNKTFELKAFVKNLDGSPVQDGKHMAKLSIGKDSMFYNEKEDSVECVYTSELDKNGMVLFKVTLPKVDYYYNVRLIYADRTKYLSGLMGRITDNIEIKYGEEDVGPLKLVKKTEIFQLDQDVVIDVKSNQNIPYYVYAIVARGNIIKQEYVKVPENSKSHEIKFKPTFEMVPESHLYVYFVLEGDLKFKEMRLNFHKEFQNKIEITAPKQVKPGEEVKLNIKTDPESFVGLLGIDQSVLLLKSGNDLDSEKIINDLNSYVTSTPDIKGYGTYPGRSSGLITQTNANYPYSQFNYDYEDYELRFGGSSDYYTTHFGSSAVSTENVSKIKQDYSKTPIRSKFEEVWIFDKLNNTDKNGLATFTKNIPDTITSWVVTGFSINDKTGFGMVTNPTKIDVFQPFFLSTNLPYSVKRGEVISIPVVVFNYMDKALDAEVTMENTDDEYDFTEVSNETEELVLEEKQRVKRVTVPSNSGKSLSFMIRPNKVGEITLKIKAVTHLAGDAIHQKLKVEPEGVTQYENQAIFITPSKEPIRKTFETAIPKEAVLDSEYLEFSVVGDILGPTIKNIDKLVRKPYGCGEQNMVNFVPNILVLHYLDATKREMPTVVQKAKNYMEVGYQRELNYKHKNGAYSAFGEGSNAPNSWLTAYVARSFLQAKKYITIDSDVIDQALQYVISTQLENGQFKQTGRLFYPAHQNDVGFTAFALLPFFEDMDYFIKYKSEVVKGVRYLLDNIEKESDIYALGLAMVVLKKIKHPSADKLMEKLEKLAHEENGLKWWTKSSKDHNDDIEITAYILEAYVYTEPTEKLLPIIKWLISKRNGNGGFDSTQATVVGLQALIKFAEKYIAGGDGKMTISFKALDEEGKETTKGSFSVDQENSLIFQTHVLPKSSRQITLEANGEGSSLVQLSYRYNLAIKDDKPSFSIKHTIQSTDYPSLLQLDVCTEFVPGANSDLKESNMAIMEIYLPSGFTADTDKFDTIYQTKQVQRVETKNFDTVIIIYFDYLTAGEEVCFNVNAEKTHAVAKQKPAAITMYDYYNADQRATVYYEVKSSLCDICEEGKCGKGCENKDANKKA